In one Lycium barbarum isolate Lr01 chromosome 7, ASM1917538v2, whole genome shotgun sequence genomic region, the following are encoded:
- the LOC132603550 gene encoding uncharacterized protein LOC132603550 has product MEGEKKRKRTVNGADRRREVAAPSEAEVEEFYAILRRMHVAVKYLQKSAPHVNVPNRLTAMETDPNGVGRNIVRNGGLELDLNTVPEPETNGV; this is encoded by the coding sequence ATGGAAGGAGAGAAGAAAAGGAAGAGAACCGTTAATGGGGCAGATCGGAGAAGAGAAGTTGCAGCGCCGTCAGAGGCGGAGGTTGAAGAGTTCTACGCCATATTGCGAAGGATGCACGTCGCCGTTAAGTATCTCCAAAAGAGTGCTCCTCACGTTAATGTACCAAACAGGTTAACGGCGATGGAGACTGATCCCAATGGTGTTGGACGGAATATTGTACGAAATGGAGGTTTGGAACTGGATCTTAACACCGTGCCAGAACCGGAGACTAACGGCGTTTAA